The Populus nigra chromosome 4, ddPopNigr1.1, whole genome shotgun sequence genome contains the following window.
ACTAAAAAGTTCTACTATCTACTAATTACCGATTATTGTCAGCTAATCATACCAAATTAACATGATAAGAAGTTTGCGAGGTTTGGCCCACCCTGGTCCGTTTGAGAAAGAAGTGTTCATCATCCTGAGTGATTTTCAAATGTTAAATGAGCTTATGCTTGTTGCTAAAAAGACAGCCATAATTAGAGACCACCGTCCggaatgtgtttttttcttaatcataattttaaaaatatttgattaattaacacGCTGTAATTTTATATGGATTTTAGGATTTTAGTTACGAAAAACCTACCTTAACTGCAAAAACTACTGCAGTACGAACACAGACACTTTGACATGCTTTTTCACCGGATCCCGACAACTTTAACATGTTGATAGAAAGTTAGTAGACATGATTGTTTATTGAACATTTGGACAAAGCTTATTAGAGCATGctgtttataataattttcgCAAAGTAATGTGGGATTGAGTTGTCCgaaaattaagaataatatgATGGATTATATCAATGTTATCTTTAATCTAAATCTAATAAGGTTTTGGTTGCTTTCTTagacatataataaaataaattgacataaaacatatagttgataattatatatatcagATTGATAAATATTAATTCGGAAACCTAATTCACATATCTTTATTCGACGGTGAGATTAAAATAGCCAAAAACTCATCAAAATCCACTCTAAAAACCCATTTTGGACCCCCCTCCCCCCTTTAATGATTCAATATATATGCAAAAAAGGCCTAAATTACTCTTGTTTAGATATCAttactttctaattttttattttttattttattttatattattgaaggatTTTGAGAATTAATAAACTATATTCTCGTTAAACGGTGCATCATAAATACAAGTGTCAGGATAAACCATCCTTTTCCATCTTAACCCACAACATTCAACAATAAAAtcacattattatttattaccaAGAGATGCAAAACAAATTTCGAAATCCCAATTACTTGTGAAATGCTCTGAAGCAAACCTTTCATACCCGTTTCCCACCTTGGTTAATAAATCACGGTAGCATTCTTTTATTATAGTTGTAAATCTCGTTCCGAGGATCAACATGAGGTAAGATTATGATCCGGTTTTGATCAGTTTGCACTTCaatgatcattaatttaattttttttatatttattagagatttatataattattaatttcatgaCTTATGAGATTAATTGAAATGCACGCAAACTAATCTGGatatccacgttaataaaaaaaatatgggttgATTCAAGTCAACTTgtattaattctaaattttaatttttttaaaaaaattaaaacaatattattttaataaaaaaaattaccaggTTAATTGGTCGGGTTTTGACCGAGTCAAACCGAGGTCATTGGTAAACCTAGATTTTTAACGTTGtcaactaagttttttttttgtttttttctaacccGGATTAATCGAAATTTTAGGTTGACCTGCCAAGTCAACACGGTTTTACAACTATGCCTTTTATAATTAACTAGTTTCATAACCCGTGTGATTCcgcaggttattttttttgcataaaaaaactaaaatttaaaagttttgagtttttctgcaaaactatacccaagagtcttgggtgTGGCTGCAACACAAaacctaagagtaatatttataatattaataataaaattaaacttgcatgacctaaATTTAAGTGAGCCTAGCTGCAACACCGGACCCAAGAATATTGGATGTGAGTCTGgctataaggtcgtgtcataaaaatatgataattaaatagattaattaaaaagaaaaaaaccaacatgaaaaaaaaaactaatgaagaaaaaaaattgaattaattgggttaatcCTTTAAACTAGGTTATCCCGTAAAACCTGGAATTCGCATCATGAAAGTTTggtaactaaatagaaaaaaaaattgacgggtttaccCAGAAGTAACTgtgttaacccatcaaaccaagttaacccgtcaagcctaggatacgtgtcatgaaagtctgataattaaatagaaagaaatttaacattaacaaactaaactaaatgcaaaaaaattaattaaaaaaatccgggttaactcgtcaaatcagattaacccatcaaacccgagATCTGTATTGtgaaaatctgataattaaataaaaaaatttaacattaacaaactaaatcaaacaaaaaaattataaaaaaacaaaaatttttttttttttttttaaaacagttctataatataatataatatattaataaatgaaaGGCGTGGTATAGTGCTTTCCCGCACCTTTTACAGTATTCCTTGATAATTAAGTATCCTGTAGAAGCTGTTCTAGCATATGCAGGACATTTAAAAATCTGTGACTTCCTACTGAAGTGTGGGAGAGCAAACCTTTCagtaagcaaataaataaataagaaaacagtggatatatatatatatatatatatatatatatatatatatatatatatatattaagctaAGATAAAAGATAAACAATGAATCTGATCGTGCTCTATGTTCTGTCCACATGCACGAtcatattaattcgctgcaccTGTATTCATACTAGAGTCAATCCCAATTGTATATATTTCTCTGCTTAAAATTCTAGCCCTGCATTTACAGCTGTATCGTGCGACACAATCCACTGGATTACAAGACTGAATTGTCTTTTTTTACCCTTCTCCACACAAATCGAAGCCTGGCTGGCAGGGGCAGAATCACCTTTTCCAAAGGGACCCGACAAATTGGTCAGTACAATTTATTTTTGCCCTTAAATAGCAAAACAAATGTATATATTGGTTGAggggcttttttattttttatttttattatttgcataCTAAAACTACCATTATATCCTTTAGAGCATTATTCTATTTAAGAATGtagttattattgttttttaaagtattttttatttaaaaatatataaaaataatattttttattttttataaattattttttatatcagcgcattaaaatattaataaaaacaccaaaaatatattattttaaaataaataataaaattttaatttattttaaaagcacttttaaaacttaaaaacaaacataaatttaaatcaatacataatttttttttgttgtatttttggCTGCGAGCCTTCTATTTGTctcccaattttttttaacctcaatgtatatatataaaaatttattgaatctcGACTAATTTAGTAGAATAAAATTATAcggctaaaaaataaaaaatttttaataataatatatttcacACAAAAAGctcaaacttaaaattttattttaaaaaaataaatgccgGACCACAACCACCATGGGTTGACTCACAACTAAACTGTAAAGTAATATTTCTATAAATAGATAATTTTCTTTGAgatgaagttttaaaataattaataaaacataaattaggAAATACGGaaccctccctccctccccccctctctctctctctctcccctttaAAGATTGGTATTAGTCTATTAAGTCTTGCAGCTTATTTTGACCAACGCATTCTCAGCCTGGAGTCAAAATCTCTGGATAATCGGTGAAGTTCACATTGGTCAATAAGGATTTGGTGTCTTGTGGATTGCTCAATGATCAATTACCAAACAAGTTATTCAGTGCACGAAGTCATTTTTTCCGACTTATTTTTTGAGGGAGGGAGGGCTTTGCTGGCTGGCCTTTTCAAGTCTGAAACAAAGAACTGAAGGATCCTCTGCtgatttcttttccctttttgatGATGGGATTTCAGCCAGTTCACACAAATGCGATGATACCTACATTTTCTCCACCCAACCTCAAAATTCTTAAGTGCGATATTGCTGACAATTTACTTTTACGTGAAAAATCCACTTTCAAAACTATagatgttaaattttatttatttaatgagttGATACGGGaaatatatgatttaaaatctagttcgagtcaagtttttaattaaattatctcaaCTAATCTGGTTGGATTTTTAGTGATCTGGTTGGCTCTACGTAACCTATTGAGTTAATAATAAgaattattttggaaaaaaagacaatattgttttaatgaaaaTGATGATTTGAAGGTTGATGCAATAACCTAATATGTTTTTCGAGTATGTTTGCTAAAACCAATTTATTCAGTCAAACGTGTTTTTGGGCCCTCTTTCTGACTGGAATTCCATTGAAAAACATGTTTGCATTAAAATCTTGTACTTCACATTGGTAGGAGGTATGGACACTTTCACAGAGGTGTTCTAACTACAGTACCGTGAcagtgatattaaaaaaaaattgtttaaaaagttTTGTGAATTGAattatgaagaaatatggaTGGACAGTGGAAGTGTGAACATGTCCTCCCCTCCATTTCAACGCCAGCACTTCTCACTGCTCCTTTAACGGTACATTTTTGCAAGTAGCTAGGCATCACCCACATGCTCTTTCCACGTTCCTTTAATGCTTCCCTTAAAATCCTCCCTCCTCCCCTTTCTTCGAGCCCCCCCACCGACTCCCACCTCCGCAAATCCAAGTCAACTACCACAGTTCGTCTAACCACTAACATAAATCCACGTCCAAGACCTCACCCCCCATGTTTACGTGTCACCAGCTAATTGGTGAACACACTGTAAATAGCATAAACCTCACTTGCACTTTTTTGCGTACACCACGCTCCCACTATGGCCTATATATATTCTTACAAATCTAGAGGAGTATCCTCACACAAGCTCCTCTGTTGAAGTCTTGACAATGGCCTCCCTTCCCTTTTCTgccctctctctgtttttttccctcTGTGTTCTGCTAGTCTTGCCCACGCATTCACTAGCCTGCAGCACCTCACAAAAATTCACCAACAACAAGCATTACACTAACTGCACTGACCTACCTGCCCTCAAGTCATACCTCCACTACACCTACAACTCCTCCAATTCCTCACTCTCAGTCGCGTTCATCGCTTCTCCGGCCAAACCCGATGGCTGGACCGGTTGGGGCATCAACCTTAACGGCACCGGCATGGCTGGGGCCCAAGTCATTTTAGCTTTGAAATCCAGCAAAGGCGCACCAGAGGTAAAAACATACAACATCATATCATACAGTGACATCAGGGAGGAGAGACTGTCTTTTGATGTTTGGGATTTGAGTGCTGAGACCAATGCAACAAGTGGTGAGTTTACCATCTATGCATCGGTTAAGTTGCCTGAAAAGGTTGAGTCTTTTAATCATATTTGGCAAGTGGGTGCTGCTGTGAATAATGGGAAGCCTGTCAAGCATGAATTTGCAGCAGAGAACAAGGATGCTAAAGCAACTTTGGAGTTGACTACTGCTCAGAAAACTGGTAAGTCTGCTACCACCACCACCCCAGCTGGTGGCAATTCAACAGGCAATGGTACTACTAGTTCTTCAAGTACCACCACTACTGGTGGCAATAGTGGGAGTTACAGGATTAAGGAGATGAATGTGGGCTTCTGTTTTGCTGTGTTTGTTCTTCTTGCTAGTTTCATTGTTTTCTAGTTctgatgatataatttttttttttttggtatgagTTATATGTGGTGCTAGGAATTCAtgagtgttaaaaaaaaagtatatttagAAGAGAATAATTACTTTTTGTCTCGGTGGAATTTGATTCTTCCCTTTTGTTTGCCACTATGGTGACATGTCCTGCGAGCACATCCAATATTAAAGTGAAGTAaactgcttttttaaaaaaaaaattacattaaaatatatttttatttttaatattaacaagttataattattaaaaatactaaaaaaaatactgaattgatattttttcaggataaaaaacacttaaattaaAGCACAAGTTACACACTCATAAACTATTTGTAATTGTATAACATATAGTTTgaatttacataaaataatttatatatcagAATCATGATGGGAAAAAAGTGGTTAATCTCATAGTAAGGGGGGATCCACCCAACCAAACTTTCATATAGCATAGGAGACACGATGAACCCACAGCCAACAAGCCTCTCCAAAATCTACCTAATCTTCGTGACAAAAATCACAATGCAACAAGCTCTCTTCTATTCCACCTGAGCTTCACAATAATTTCAATGGGGAAAAAGCTAACTAATGttggatttaatttatttttttttcaaattaatttcaatgGAGTCTTGTAACCCCATTTCTTAAGCTTGTATTCATGCATACCTGCTTACATATAGACGATTAGACACcagattattatatatttgatgtatgttttcttaaataacaaatattcaCACTATTTATACATTCACAATGTACTTGTGTTGAATAGTGCCATGCTATTCACACGCTTGTAATTTTCTGTGGattgaaacaatattttttatgtttttcattttagtgcCTTAATCTTTGTTTTCATCAATTGAGTAAGTTAATTGCAAAGTTTGCTAATTACTTTATATTTGTTGGgtagagataaaattgaaaggagGACCAACATAGAAAAGACACCAAAAATAGATTGTGTGTTTATAGTTGATGTGAAAAGtacaatttagtccttcaattttaaaaatttgaactcTTCAGCCCTTTATGgtttctaaatttaattttggtgcaaatttttatttttattattttcaagttcaTGATTTATGAACACGAGAGAAAGTCTCACCGGATTCttttgtagagaaaaaaaaaagttgtttttgctATTCTGACCACTATAGTGTCATACATGGAtcattttttgggtttattagattgataaattgatttatagATGTTTTGAGAGTGTTTTtttgaggtatttttttttttgttaaaatgggTTACAAAATGAGTTTTCAGGGGAAAATGactcttgcttgatttttcagtCATCACTACGGTAGCTGGAATTTAGACAGAGAGACAACACTTCTGATTATtagttttattctaaaaaaatagggGTAGATGATAAGTCAtcttaaaaagacaaaatataCAAGGTTTAGGCATGTAAgctgagttatttttttagtggtcTAATGGGctcttttttcaactttttttcacaatttttttgtattctttgttttggcgaataataaatttaagagaaaaacattATTAGACCTGGTTTGGTTCTGGGCACGAATCAAAGTTTTGACGAGTAAGACACAACATTCAtgccttttttattgtttaatgcattttccctttatttttttaataaaaatgcaatttaaccctttgttgccattaaatttttttatttaatttaaaataaaataaaaatataatttcatactttttatcatttattttaaaaaaatcatgcttaATTGAGATCATATTGATGACCtatattgtaaattttatttgttaattcaaCTTAACTGGAGTCAAtacaatatgatatatttttttaaatttcatctttaattctcttataactcttcaatttactttcaaatttaatctaaTTCATTTTCAACTAAGACCCGATCAAGGCCTAGCTAAAAAGAGaataagaggagaaaaaaagagagacaaatAATCTAATTAGGCTAACTTGTTATGATTGTGTCCATTACTCGAATTATAAATTTCACATGTTAACTCAAGTCAgcataaaatgttattttttcatttcacttcctcatttttttatccaGTCCTTTGGTATTTTATTGTTTCACGTTTTACCTGGGATTAAGCAAAGTTAAAACAATGGTTGTgtggattttattttctaaccaGATCACCATTTAAACGAGTAGATCAATTCACCCTTTACTTGCTAGATTGAAGAAGCCatgtcaa
Protein-coding sequences here:
- the LOC133691107 gene encoding auxin-induced in root cultures protein 12, producing MASLPFSALSLFFSLCVLLVLPTHSLACSTSQKFTNNKHYTNCTDLPALKSYLHYTYNSSNSSLSVAFIASPAKPDGWTGWGINLNGTGMAGAQVILALKSSKGAPEVKTYNIISYSDIREERLSFDVWDLSAETNATSGEFTIYASVKLPEKVESFNHIWQVGAAVNNGKPVKHEFAAENKDAKATLELTTAQKTGKSATTTTPAGGNSTGNGTTSSSSTTTTGGNSGSYRIKEMNVGFCFAVFVLLASFIVF